A genomic stretch from Centroberyx gerrardi isolate f3 chromosome 10, fCenGer3.hap1.cur.20231027, whole genome shotgun sequence includes:
- the rpl8 gene encoding large ribosomal subunit protein uL2, whose amino-acid sequence MGRVIRGQRKGAGSVFKAHVKHRKGAAKLRHIDFAERHGYIKGIVKDIIHDPGRGAPLAKVAFRDPYRFKKRTELFIAAEGIHTGQFIYCGKKAQLNIGNVLPVGTMPEGTIICCLEEKPGDRGKLARASGNYATVISHNPETKKSRVKLPSGSKKVIASANRAVVGVVAGGGRIDKPILKAGRAYHKYKAKRNCWPRVRGVAMNPVEHPFGGGNHQHIGKPSTIRRDAPAGRKVGLIAARRTGRLRGTKTVQEKEN is encoded by the exons ATGGGACGTGTGATCAGGGGACAGAGAAAAGGTGCGGGCTCTGTGTTCAAAGCCCATGTGAAGCACAGAAAAGGTGCTGCTAAACTCCGCCACATTGACTTCGCTGAACGTCATGGCTACATCAAGGGGATCGTGAAG GATATTATCCACGATCCCGGCCGTGGCGCTCCCCTGGCCAAAGTGGCCTTCCGTGACCCTTACCGCTTCAAGAAGAGGACAGAGCTGTTCattgcagccgagggcatccaCACTGGACAGTTCATCTACTGCGGCAAGAAGG CTCAGCTGAACATTGGCAATGTCCTGCCCGTTGGCACAATGCCCGAGGGTACCATCATCTGCTGCCTGGAGGAGAAGCCAGGTGACAGGGGCAAGCTGGCCCGTGCTTCAGGAAACTACGCCACAGTCATCTCCCACAACCCCGAGACCAAGAAGTCCAGAGTCAAGCTGCCCTCTGGCTCCAAGAAAGTCATCGCCTCTGCCAACAGAGCCGTTGTTG GTGTGGTTGCTGGAGGTGGTCGTATTGACAAGCCCATCCTGAAGGCTGGTCGTGCCTACCACAAGTACAAGGCCAAGAGGAACTGCTGGCCACGTGTCCGTGGTGTGGCTATGAAC CCTGTTGAGCATCCCTTCGGTGGTGGTAACCATCAACATATTGGTAAGCCCTCAACCATCAGGAGAGACGCACCTGCTGGTCGCAAGGTCGGTCTTATTGCTGCCCGTCGTACAGGCAGACTGCGCGGAACAAAGACCGTCCAGGAGAAGGAGAACTAG